In the genome of Cryptococcus deuterogattii R265 chromosome 6, complete sequence, one region contains:
- a CDS encoding cobalamin synthesis protein codes for MPIPTDDDKRLPVTLLSGFLGSGKTTLLSYILKSKEHGLRCAVVVNDMGSLNIDAALINNHKLTQKEEKVVQMQNGCICCTLRADLLEEIAVLAEAGQYDYLIIESSGISEPIQVAETFTTEFAETMGEGTVEEIVDSLPEGASTTPESRRRLAELIHAGGLSKVARLDCCVSMVDCTTFLDDFDTTDFLTDRHGKEVAPEDERNITDLLTDQIEFANVILLNKTDMVSKEHIAKVEGIVKTLNPTAKIVSTSYSKVDLHEILNTRLFDFGKAAMGAGWLQSLRENTLMEITDAQGKKKMVPKPETLEYGIGSFVYTARRPFHPRRLWDLVSKPFCVLQTTLEDDEDQDSDEDEDDEMIEELTEEEGKQAMFEQMQKEKAELDLPGRAKYKRESPIWKGLLRSKGFVWLATRPHVHGEWSQAGIMFTLNGGGPWMCRVPENEWPGGDDQEVVDAIKLDFMGPWGDRRQELVFIGQNLDQELITKTLNNTILNDKEWAQWEKIMNSRRSEEKKLDRLCNVFDDGWEAWLDPEATVEEEEANEGHKHAHAHDVPSVTKKTKLSA; via the exons ATGCCCATCCCAACTGACGACGACAAGCGCCTCCCTGTTACCCTCCTCAGTGGTTTCTTAGGTAGCGGCAAGACCACACTGTTATCCTACATTCTCAAGTCCAAGGAGCATGGACTACGGTGTGCAGTCGTAGTAAATGATATGGGATCTTTGAAT ATCGATGCCGCATTGATCAACAATCACAAACTTActcagaaggaggagaaggttgtGCAGATGCAAAATG GCTGTATCTGCTGCACCCTTCGAGCGGACTTACTGGAAGAGATCGCTGTTCTAGCTGAAGCAGGTCAATACGA CTATTTAATCATCGAGAGCTCCGGTATTTCCGAACCTATCCAAGTTGCTGAAACATTCACGACCGAATTTGCAGAAACCATGGGCGAAGGTACCGTCGAGGAAATCGTTGACTCTCTTCCCGAAGGCGCCAGCACGACCCCCGAGTCCCGACGTCGTTTGGCCGAGCTCATCCACGCTGGTGGTCTTTCAAAAGTTGCTAGGCTCGACTGTTGCGTCAGTATGGTAGATTGTACTACTTTCCTCGATGATTTCGATACAACAGACTTCCTTACTGATCGCCATGGAAAGGAAGTCGCAccggaggatgagagaaaCATTACTGATTT GTTAACCGACCAAATTGAGTTTGCCAATGTCATCCTGTTGAACAAGACGGATATGGTATCCAAAGAACACATCGCCAAGGTTGAAGGTATAGTGAAAACTCTCAACCC CACCGCCAAAATCGTCTCAACATCTTACTCGAAAGTGGATCTCCACGAAATCCTCAACACTCGCCTCTTTGACTTTGGCAAAGCTGCGATGGGTGCTGGATGGCTTCAATCCCTTCGCGAGAACACGTTGATGGAGATCACCGATGCTCAaggcaaaaagaaaatggtaCCCAAACCCGAAACTTTGGA ATACGGTATCGGCTCTTTCGTGTACACCGCCCGTCGCCCCTTCCATCCCCGCCGCCTCTGGGACCTCGTTTCCAAACCCTTCTGCGTTCTCCAAACCACActcgaagatgatgaggatcaAGACtcagacgaagatgaagacgacgaaaTGATTGAAGAATTgacggaggaagaaggaaaacaAGCAATGTTCGAGCAGAtgcagaaagaaaaagctgAGCTTGATTTACCCGGTCGGGCGAAGTACAAGAGGGAGTCTCCTATTTGGAAGGGGTTGCTGAGGAGTAAAGGGTTTGTGTGGCTTGCGACAAGGCCGCATGTGCATGGCGAGTGGTCTCAGGCAGGC ATCATGTTTACCTTAAACGGCGGTGGTCCTTGGATGTGCCGTGTCCCAGAAAACGAGTGGCCTGGCGGAGACGATCAAGAGGTTGTTGATGCGATCAAGCTTGACTTTATGGGACCATGGGGCGATC GTCGTCAAGAAC TCGTCTTCATTGGGCAAAACTTAGACCAAGAACTCATTACAAAAACACTTAACAATACTATTCTCAACGACAAAGAATGGGCTCAATGGGAAAAG ATTATGAACTCTCGCCGTtcagaagagaagaagctcgacCGTCTTTGTAACGTCTTCGATG ATGGATGGGAAGCGTGGTTGGATCCTGAGGCTACTgtagaggaggaagaggccaATGAAGGCCACAAACACGCGCATGCCCATGACGTACCTTCGGtaacgaagaagacaaagcTCTCAGCGTAA